One window of Pithys albifrons albifrons isolate INPA30051 chromosome 18, PitAlb_v1, whole genome shotgun sequence genomic DNA carries:
- the WFDC3 gene encoding WAP four-disulfide core domain protein 3 isoform X1 — translation MPAPRSVLVLAGLLALWAELPAASAQNVTTKAGVCPDPTDAANCTVGCQSDGDCESTLKCCPAACGKACQKPDEKPGTCPPVSPGIPMLGVCTNQCKIDADCSGNQKCCRNGCGKVSCVTPLH, via the exons ATGCCCGCACCCCGCAGCGTCCTGGTCCTGGCGGGGCTCCTGGctctctgggcagagctgccgGCAGCATCCGCCCAGAATGTCACCA CAAAAGCCGGCGTGTGCCCGGACCCGACGGACGCGGCGAACTGCACAGTCGGGTGCCAGTCCGATGGAGACTGCGAGAGCACCCTCAAGTGCTGCCCGGCCGCCTGCGGCAAGGCCTGCCAGAAGCCCGACG AGAAGCCTGGTACCTGCCCACCTGTCAGCCCAGGCATCCCCATGCTGGGCGTCTGCACCAACCAGTGCAAGATCGACGCCGACTGCTCCGGGAACCAGAAGTGTTGCAGGAATGGCTGTGGCAAGGTCTCCTGCGTGACGCCCCTGCACTGA
- the WFDC3 gene encoding WAP four-disulfide core domain protein 3 isoform X2, with translation MKTAVILLVGILALCAQLQAAPVAARPKAKAGVCPDPTDAANCTVGCQSDGDCESTLKCCPAACGKACQKPDEKPGTCPPVSPGIPMLGVCTNQCKIDADCSGNQKCCRNGCGKVSCVTPLH, from the exons ATGAAGACTGCTGTCATCTTGCTCGTGGGCATCCTGGCACTGTGTgcccagctgcaggcagctcctGTGGCTGCCAGGCCCAAAG CAAAAGCCGGCGTGTGCCCGGACCCGACGGACGCGGCGAACTGCACAGTCGGGTGCCAGTCCGATGGAGACTGCGAGAGCACCCTCAAGTGCTGCCCGGCCGCCTGCGGCAAGGCCTGCCAGAAGCCCGACG AGAAGCCTGGTACCTGCCCACCTGTCAGCCCAGGCATCCCCATGCTGGGCGTCTGCACCAACCAGTGCAAGATCGACGCCGACTGCTCCGGGAACCAGAAGTGTTGCAGGAATGGCTGTGGCAAGGTCTCCTGCGTGACGCCCCTGCACTGA
- the SPINT4 gene encoding kunitz-type protease inhibitor 4, which produces MKLLPGCLLLLLAALLPLATRSGPAPHGHGHGHGHGHGREELRMEKPGYCYHISEVQDTPDESCGACRMDTSCSRCSRDADCPGVTKCCPSKCGYTCQEPVLDFCYLPSVCGNCKALFRRFFFNASSQQCEEFIYGGCGGNRNNFETKGECSQACSHLVPGDQ; this is translated from the exons ATgaagctgctgcctggctgccttctcctcctcctcgctgccctgctgcccctcgcCACGCGGTCCGGCCCAGCCCCACATGGACATGGACATGGACATGGACATGGACATGGACgagaggagctgaggatgg AAAAGCCTGGGTACTGCTACCACATCTCGGAGGTACAGGACACACCGGATGAGAGCTGTGGCGCCTGCCGCATGGACACCTCCTGTTCCCGCTGCTCCCGCGATGCCGACTGCCCCGGCGTCACCAAGTGCTGTCCCAGCAAGTGTGGCTACACCTGCCAGGAGCCAGTGCTGG ACTTCTGCTACCTGCCCTCAGTCTGTGGGAACTGCAAGGCTCTCTTCCGACGCTTCTTCTTCAATGCCTCCAGCCAGCAGTGTGAGGAGTTCATCTACGGCGGCTGTGGCGGCAACAGGAACAACTTTGAGACCAAGGGCGAGTGCTCCCAGGCCTGCTCCCACCTTG TTCCAGGTGACCAATAG